In Clostridium sp. DL-VIII, the following proteins share a genomic window:
- a CDS encoding helix-turn-helix transcriptional regulator encodes MDLSEKILKLRKANNLSQEQLAEKLDVSRQSISKWESGQSIPDVEKLIALSNIFNVTIDYLLKPSEIDELSIKTEILEKKQKELLDKNKKIKNITFRVLSCISVYLIAIAIVFVLHSMFFMYIYPPVVFSIFLVATSISILINLKHTRVNK; translated from the coding sequence ATGGATTTATCAGAAAAAATTTTGAAGTTAAGAAAGGCAAATAATCTATCACAAGAACAACTAGCAGAAAAACTTGATGTATCAAGACAATCAATTTCGAAGTGGGAATCAGGTCAATCTATACCTGATGTGGAAAAGTTAATTGCACTAAGCAATATTTTTAATGTTACAATTGATTATCTTCTAAAGCCATCGGAGATTGATGAACTATCTATTAAAACAGAAATATTAGAAAAGAAGCAAAAAGAACTATTAGATAAAAATAAAAAAATTAAGAATATTACATTTCGCGTTTTAAGTTGTATTTCTGTTTATTTAATTGCAATAGCAATAGTTTTTGTACTTCACTCTATGTTTTTTATGTATATATATCCACCTGTGGTATTTAGTATATTTCTAGTTGCAACATCTATTTCAATTCTTATTAATCTAAAACATACAAGAGTAAATAAATAA
- a CDS encoding MurR/RpiR family transcriptional regulator, with product MGEVYQKMAEKIPNMSKSQEKIAKYILSHPNSTPFLTVEKLAKLSGVSIATVTRFVIFLGYRGYPEFLKDTQESMQEQVSKTERIKVDFEKNSDEEKEIYNIFEEDLNNIKLTMEELNLYELKKAVDLLLGAKRIYIVSRRSSTVLGTFFKYYLDLMFSNVYLIENIEQIPKQISEACDEDVVIGISFEKYARSTVEIYTHLKKKGATTIAITDNMLSPLVPYSDVTLTAISKGSTLIESFSAPLSLINALIACVEKEKKDFFNSNVELLDEAWRKFDLFI from the coding sequence ATGGGAGAAGTGTACCAAAAAATGGCAGAAAAGATACCCAATATGAGTAAATCACAAGAAAAGATAGCAAAGTATATATTATCACATCCAAACAGTACGCCTTTTTTAACTGTTGAAAAATTGGCTAAATTATCCGGAGTCAGTATTGCGACTGTCACTAGATTCGTAATCTTTTTGGGATACAGAGGGTATCCAGAGTTTCTAAAAGATACACAGGAATCTATGCAGGAGCAGGTATCTAAGACTGAACGTATAAAAGTTGATTTCGAAAAAAACAGTGATGAAGAAAAAGAAATCTATAATATTTTTGAAGAAGATTTAAATAATATTAAATTGACTATGGAGGAACTTAACTTATATGAATTAAAAAAAGCAGTTGATTTATTATTAGGTGCTAAGAGAATATATATAGTTTCAAGAAGAAGTTCAACTGTACTCGGAACGTTTTTTAAATATTATCTTGATTTAATGTTTAGCAATGTTTATTTAATTGAAAACATAGAGCAAATTCCAAAGCAAATCAGCGAGGCGTGTGATGAGGATGTAGTTATTGGAATTAGCTTTGAAAAGTATGCTAGGAGTACTGTAGAAATCTATACTCATTTAAAGAAAAAAGGAGCTACTACTATAGCAATTACAGATAATATGTTATCGCCGCTCGTACCATACTCAGATGTTACATTAACAGCTATAAGTAAAGGTTCTACACTTATTGAATCTTTTTCAGCACCACTAAGTTTGATTAATGCATTAATTGCATGTGTTGAAAAAGAAAAGAAAGACTTTTTTAATAGCAATGTAGAATTATTAGACGAAGCGTGGAGAAAATTTGACTTATTTATTTAG
- a CDS encoding GNAT family N-acetyltransferase, translated as MLKLVKLEKRYMPQLLDMMNEWYATGEKIIPYAIRKVDYHDYTIYVDSLEVKENKTNLVPDSTFFCLDEERNIFVGAVNIRHFLNDNLLKNGGHIGDGVRPSERRKGIATKMIGLALEECKKLEINKVLMVCDKNNIASAKSILNNRGILENEIEVNGIIEQRYWINNI; from the coding sequence ATGCTTAAACTTGTAAAATTAGAAAAAAGATATATGCCGCAATTATTAGATATGATGAATGAATGGTATGCTACAGGAGAGAAAATTATACCGTATGCAATTAGGAAAGTAGATTATCATGATTATACAATATATGTTGATAGCTTGGAAGTAAAAGAAAATAAAACTAATTTGGTACCTGACTCAACTTTTTTTTGTCTTGATGAAGAAAGAAATATTTTTGTAGGAGCTGTAAATATAAGACACTTTTTAAATGATAATTTATTAAAAAACGGTGGACATATTGGGGATGGAGTGCGACCTTCTGAGCGTAGAAAAGGAATTGCAACAAAAATGATTGGATTAGCATTGGAGGAATGCAAGAAACTAGAGATAAATAAAGTGTTAATGGTTTGTGATAAGAATAATATAGCATCTGCAAAAAGTATTCTTAATAATAGAGGCATATTAGAAAATGAGATTGAAGTTAACGGAATTATAGAGCAACGATACTGGATAAATAATATATAA
- a CDS encoding HAD family hydrolase — MSKKGIIFDLDGTLWNASTQVVPAWNIVLNRHSELDKQITINDMKGFMGKTINVIAEIMFPEMDLEKSVEILKECCNEEQRYLRKHGGILYPKLEDTLKLLSENYSLFIVSNCQDGYVQAFLDYHKLWSYFKDIEMSGRTGKSKGENIKIIIERNKLKESVYVGDTSGDLDGANYAGIPFIYAEYGFGQLDNVKYSINNIFDINRIVGSIL; from the coding sequence ATGAGTAAAAAGGGAATAATTTTTGATTTAGATGGTACTTTGTGGAATGCTTCAACACAGGTGGTGCCAGCATGGAATATTGTTCTAAATCGACATAGTGAACTTGATAAGCAGATAACAATAAATGATATGAAAGGATTTATGGGAAAAACAATTAATGTTATAGCAGAGATTATGTTTCCTGAAATGGATTTAGAAAAGAGTGTGGAAATACTTAAAGAATGCTGTAATGAAGAGCAAAGATATTTACGAAAACATGGTGGAATTTTATATCCTAAGTTGGAAGATACGTTAAAATTGTTATCTGAAAATTATTCGCTTTTTATTGTAAGTAATTGTCAAGATGGATATGTACAGGCTTTTCTCGATTATCATAAATTATGGAGCTATTTTAAAGATATTGAGATGTCAGGAAGAACAGGAAAAAGTAAGGGAGAAAATATAAAAATTATTATTGAAAGAAATAAACTAAAAGAATCCGTATATGTTGGAGATACAAGTGGTGATTTAGATGGAGCTAATTATGCTGGTATACCATTTATTTATGCTGAATATGGATTTGGGCAATTAGATAATGTGAAATATTCAATAAATAACATTTTTGATATAAATAGAATTGTAGGTAGTATTTTGTGA
- a CDS encoding class I SAM-dependent methyltransferase, which produces MKENEILVKNRVGWDSIADEWFGATSLPTYGPTLPKEDNLNLFNLLDNKKVLDIGCGSGHSLLYTAKRGAKELWGLDLSSKQIENAKKLLSKNNIDANLFVSPMEDNPGIPENYFDFVYSIYAFGWTTDLKQSIDLVYKYLKKSGVFIFSWDNPLMQCIKAEGNKYTLYRSYLDEATIDLTKGNQAMKLKNWKLSSYINELASAGFKIDKLIEETDKDILTQEHDFTLKYYSKHKAKLINTSFIIKAIKL; this is translated from the coding sequence TTGAAAGAAAATGAAATATTAGTTAAAAATAGGGTGGGATGGGATTCTATTGCCGATGAATGGTTTGGGGCAACTTCATTACCTACATATGGTCCGACTTTACCTAAAGAAGATAATTTGAATTTGTTTAATTTATTAGATAATAAAAAAGTTTTAGATATTGGTTGCGGTAGTGGACATTCTCTGCTATATACAGCTAAACGTGGTGCTAAAGAGTTATGGGGGTTGGATTTATCTTCAAAACAGATAGAGAATGCAAAAAAACTTTTATCTAAAAATAACATAGATGCGAATTTATTTGTGTCACCTATGGAAGATAATCCAGGCATACCAGAAAATTACTTTGATTTTGTTTACTCCATATATGCATTTGGATGGACCACTGATCTAAAACAGTCCATAGATTTAGTTTATAAATACTTAAAGAAATCTGGCGTTTTTATATTCTCTTGGGATAATCCATTGATGCAGTGTATAAAAGCAGAAGGCAATAAATATACGCTTTATAGGTCGTATTTGGATGAAGCAACTATTGATTTAACAAAAGGTAATCAAGCAATGAAACTAAAGAACTGGAAATTATCGTCATATATTAACGAACTGGCATCTGCGGGATTTAAAATTGATAAGTTAATTGAAGAAACTGATAAGGATATTCTTACCCAGGAACATGATTTTACATTAAAATACTATTCAAAGCACAAAGCTAAATTAATTAATACTTCGTTTATTATTAAAGCAATTAAATTATAG
- a CDS encoding class I SAM-dependent RNA methyltransferase — MYDLIATSTFGIESITAKELKGLGYEDLKIENGKVTFEGDEMDIAICNIHLRTADRVLIKMSEFEAKSFEELFQGTKKVDWSSIIPIDGVMHVVGKSIKSTLHSVPDCQSIVKKAIVKSMSESYGIETFSESGPVYKIEVSILKDIVTLTIDTTGPGLHKRGYRELAGIAPLKETLAATLILTSRWNDNFELIDPFCGSGTVLIEAAMIAQNIAPGVNRSFVCETWPLMSGNTFNTVREGAKKSEKNKDIKLIGYDIDYRVLKVAMENAKKAGVDKYIEFQKRDFMEFSTSRKYGFVISNPPYGERIGEKEILNTLYKHMGNTKKKLESWDFNILTSFEPFEKVFGVKSTKNRKLYNGKIKCYYYQYFDNEKIKNHGDILINQLIY; from the coding sequence ATGTATGATCTAATTGCAACAAGTACTTTTGGGATAGAAAGTATAACAGCAAAAGAGTTAAAGGGACTTGGATATGAGGATTTAAAGATAGAAAATGGGAAAGTGACTTTTGAAGGCGATGAAATGGATATAGCAATTTGCAACATTCATTTAAGAACTGCAGATAGAGTTTTAATAAAAATGTCTGAATTTGAAGCAAAATCTTTTGAAGAGTTATTTCAAGGAACGAAAAAGGTGGATTGGAGCAGTATTATTCCAATAGATGGAGTAATGCATGTTGTTGGAAAAAGTATTAAATCAACTCTTCATAGTGTTCCAGACTGTCAGTCAATAGTTAAAAAAGCTATTGTTAAAAGCATGAGTGAAAGTTATGGAATAGAAACCTTTAGTGAAAGTGGTCCTGTATATAAAATAGAAGTGTCAATATTAAAAGATATAGTTACACTTACAATAGATACAACAGGTCCAGGGTTACATAAAAGGGGTTATAGAGAGCTTGCAGGTATTGCTCCTTTAAAGGAAACACTAGCTGCCACATTGATTTTAACATCTAGATGGAATGATAATTTTGAACTCATAGATCCTTTTTGCGGTTCTGGAACTGTATTAATTGAAGCAGCTATGATAGCTCAGAACATAGCACCTGGAGTGAATAGAAGTTTTGTATGCGAAACATGGCCATTAATGAGTGGGAACACTTTTAATACAGTAAGAGAGGGGGCTAAAAAGTCTGAAAAAAATAAGGATATTAAATTAATAGGATATGATATAGATTACAGAGTGCTTAAAGTTGCAATGGAAAATGCTAAAAAAGCTGGAGTGGACAAATATATAGAATTTCAAAAGAGAGATTTTATGGAGTTTTCTACTTCTAGAAAATATGGATTTGTTATATCTAATCCACCATATGGAGAAAGAATAGGAGAGAAAGAAATACTAAATACCCTTTATAAACATATGGGTAACACAAAGAAGAAATTAGAAAGCTGGGATTTTAATATATTAACTTCCTTCGAACCTTTTGAAAAGGTATTTGGAGTAAAATCTACTAAAAATAGAAAGTTATATAATGGTAAGATTAAATGTTATTATTATCAATATTTTGACAATGAAAAGATTAAAAACCATGGAGATATTTTAATCAATCAGTTAATATATTAA
- a CDS encoding GNAT family N-acetyltransferase — protein MLLLADEQENMIDKYLQRGICLQYMIMLKRGICVVTKEADRIYELKNIAIYKEFQGHGNGKKLVKHIFEYFKNDCAMYVGTGDSPLTVPFYKSCEFIESHRIKDFFIDNYYNPIYECGKQLVDMVYLKYKYTY, from the coding sequence CTGCTGTTATTAGCAGATGAACAAGAAAATATGATTGATAAATACCTCCAAAGAGGCATTTGTTTGCAATATATGATAATGCTTAAGAGAGGAATCTGCGTAGTGACTAAAGAGGCAGATAGAATCTATGAACTAAAAAATATTGCTATATATAAAGAATTCCAAGGTCATGGTAATGGAAAGAAATTGGTTAAGCATATTTTTGAATATTTTAAAAATGATTGCGCTATGTATGTAGGAACAGGAGATAGCCCATTAACAGTACCTTTTTATAAAAGCTGTGAATTTATAGAGTCTCATAGAATTAAAGATTTTTTTATAGATAATTATTATAATCCAATTTATGAATGCGGAAAGCAATTAGTTGATATGGTGTATTTAAAGTACAAATACACTTATTAA
- the pyrR gene encoding bifunctional pyr operon transcriptional regulator/uracil phosphoribosyltransferase PyrR has protein sequence MKLKAILLDEKAINRTLIRISHEIIERNKGVEDLVLLGIKTRGYPLAKRIANYIKSIEGKDVPVGSVDITLYRDDLTVLHEDAEAKNLHLGPEIKDKKIVIVDDVLYTCRTARAAIDAIIDVNRPTGIQLAVLIDRGHKELPIRADYVGKNIPTSKDEIISVSLKEIDEEDSVKIYDSNANE, from the coding sequence ATGAAATTAAAAGCAATCCTATTAGATGAAAAAGCTATAAATAGAACATTAATTAGAATTTCTCATGAAATAATTGAAAGAAATAAGGGAGTTGAAGACTTAGTTTTACTTGGAATTAAAACTCGAGGCTATCCACTTGCAAAGAGAATTGCAAACTATATTAAAAGTATTGAAGGCAAAGACGTTCCAGTTGGCTCTGTAGATATAACATTATATAGAGATGATTTGACAGTACTCCATGAGGATGCTGAGGCAAAAAACCTGCATTTAGGGCCTGAAATAAAGGATAAGAAGATAGTAATAGTTGATGATGTTTTATATACATGTAGAACTGCCAGAGCGGCAATTGATGCTATTATAGATGTAAATAGACCTACAGGTATTCAACTGGCTGTTCTCATTGACAGGGGACATAAAGAATTACCAATAAGGGCGGATTATGTAGGAAAAAATATTCCGACTTCAAAAGATGAAATTATTTCAGTATCATTAAAAGAAATTGATGAAGAAGATTCAGTTAAAATATACGATTCAAATGCAAATGAATAA
- a CDS encoding isochorismatase family protein, giving the protein MRCLLVIDMQEDYVGNSRNIRMYPYNAKELIYSINKKISEYSNESVIYIVNRFFWEIGKKQKSLVDGLSIISNNVFEKRKASCFSSEQLLEYLQKVDARELELVGVDGNYCVGASAIDGVAKQYRILFNESLIGIRNYSKFRKMKKKLQKIGVVFTS; this is encoded by the coding sequence ATGAGATGTTTATTAGTTATAGATATGCAGGAAGACTATGTAGGGAATTCTAGGAATATAAGAATGTATCCTTATAATGCTAAAGAACTTATATATTCTATTAATAAAAAAATTTCGGAATATTCTAATGAATCGGTTATTTATATTGTAAATAGATTTTTCTGGGAAATTGGGAAAAAGCAAAAAAGTTTAGTTGACGGGCTTTCTATCATATCTAATAATGTGTTTGAAAAAAGAAAGGCAAGTTGTTTTTCTAGTGAACAGTTATTGGAGTATTTACAGAAGGTCGATGCGAGAGAACTTGAATTAGTAGGAGTAGATGGTAATTACTGTGTAGGAGCTTCAGCTATTGATGGAGTAGCCAAGCAGTATAGAATTTTATTTAATGAATCGCTAATTGGTATTAGAAACTATAGCAAATTCAGAAAGATGAAAAAGAAATTGCAGAAAATAGGAGTGGTTTTTACATCCTAA
- a CDS encoding alpha/beta hydrolase has translation MKFINSRKIKIGNIPAILWGELSDKMYIFVHGKMSNKESAQEFAKIAVERGYQVLSFDLPEHGERKDTNYKCNVWNGTHDLEVIGTYAQENWTEISLFACSLGAYFSLIAYKNLLIKKCLFQSPILDMEHLIGKMFKWFNVTEELLREKKEIFTPIDIFSWDYYCYVKEYQIDKWDIPTTIIYGTEDNLQDRDVIDSFANKFHSDLTISKGSEHSFHTKEQSQAVTQWLRKYI, from the coding sequence ATGAAATTTATAAATTCAAGAAAAATAAAGATAGGAAATATACCAGCGATTTTATGGGGAGAACTTTCAGATAAAATGTACATATTTGTTCATGGGAAAATGTCAAACAAGGAAAGTGCACAAGAATTTGCTAAAATAGCGGTTGAAAGAGGATATCAAGTGCTTAGCTTTGACCTTCCCGAACATGGTGAGCGAAAAGATACTAATTATAAATGTAATGTTTGGAATGGAACACATGACCTTGAAGTAATTGGAACATATGCGCAAGAAAATTGGACGGAGATAAGCTTATTTGCATGTAGCCTTGGTGCATATTTCAGTTTAATTGCATATAAAAATCTTTTAATCAAGAAATGCTTATTTCAGTCACCAATTCTTGATATGGAGCATCTTATAGGTAAAATGTTTAAATGGTTCAATGTTACAGAAGAGCTACTTAGAGAAAAAAAGGAAATATTCACACCAATTGATATATTTTCATGGGATTATTATTGTTATGTAAAAGAATATCAAATTGATAAATGGGATATACCTACTACAATTATTTATGGAACAGAGGATAATCTGCAAGATCGTGATGTTATAGATAGTTTTGCAAATAAGTTCCATAGTGATTTAACAATATCAAAGGGAAGTGAACATTCTTTTCATACAAAAGAGCAATCACAAGCTGTTACACAGTGGTTAAGAAAGTATATTTAA